The Helicobacteraceae bacterium genome includes a region encoding these proteins:
- a CDS encoding Opr family porin, whose amino-acid sequence MKNISIVVALALFGSAAFAAGETSIEGVVYGDLTNHSEKQNNGEKQSLFVNGSVNVGFASGDVYNGLSFNLGARGNRKLFEKEDGDWGDANRFDSTVFHTANLTYSNDLLTVVAGRQEIALEWLGDYHEAIVGIVKPAEALTVIAGYTGKYAESDYDGYYGGFEDDVLTLRDENGVVVISNKKQGAYVVEAIIAPVEGLAIEPWYYLVPDVADWFGGKVAFENDLFNASAAYTISKLDKKSTKNMDDGGVLHIQAGIAPAEGINAYAGFAATDEDGGAGGLSAVGENVSPFEDGDNFFNQETTTIYIGAGYEADALSVGALLGVFDTGSKGGKGSINELDLTAGYGFTDWFSLNATLVSVFGGDKAYKDTDYTSLRVAAIFNY is encoded by the coding sequence TTGTGTATGGCGATCTGACCAATCATTCCGAGAAGCAGAACAACGGCGAAAAGCAGAGCCTTTTTGTAAACGGCTCGGTAAACGTAGGTTTTGCTTCGGGCGACGTCTATAACGGGCTGAGCTTTAATCTTGGCGCGCGCGGCAACCGCAAGCTCTTTGAAAAAGAAGACGGCGACTGGGGCGACGCCAATCGCTTTGATTCGACGGTATTCCATACCGCCAATCTAACCTACTCCAACGATCTGCTTACGGTTGTGGCGGGACGGCAGGAGATCGCGCTAGAGTGGCTAGGCGACTACCACGAGGCGATTGTAGGGATTGTTAAACCAGCCGAAGCGCTTACCGTTATCGCGGGCTACACGGGTAAATACGCCGAAAGCGATTACGACGGCTACTACGGCGGCTTTGAGGATGACGTTCTCACACTCAGAGACGAAAACGGAGTTGTTGTCATCAGCAACAAGAAGCAGGGGGCTTATGTTGTAGAGGCGATTATCGCTCCCGTAGAGGGTTTGGCGATCGAGCCTTGGTATTATCTTGTGCCAGACGTGGCGGATTGGTTTGGCGGCAAAGTGGCGTTTGAAAACGATCTATTTAACGCAAGCGCGGCTTATACCATCTCGAAACTTGACAAGAAATCCACCAAAAACATGGATGACGGCGGCGTTCTTCATATTCAGGCGGGCATAGCGCCAGCGGAAGGCATTAACGCATACGCCGGCTTTGCGGCTACGGACGAGGACGGCGGAGCCGGCGGGTTAAGCGCCGTAGGCGAAAACGTTAGCCCGTTTGAGGACGGCGACAATTTCTTTAACCAAGAGACGACGACTATCTATATCGGCGCGGGCTACGAAGCGGACGCGCTTAGCGTCGGCGCGTTGCTTGGCGTATTTGATACGGGCAGCAAAGGCGGCAAAGGCTCTATTAACGAGCTGGACCTAACGGCGGGCTACGGTTTTACCGATTGGTTTTCGCTTAACGCGACGCTAGTTAGCGTCTTTGGCGGCGATAAGGCTTATAAAGATACGGATTATACGTCGCTTCGCGTGGCGGCTATCTTTAACTACTAA